TCACAACAGTCTCCCAGGTGTCGGCATCATCTTCCAATTATCCATGAGAAGTTTAAGATCAAAATCGTAATGAGCCCTCCATTATGTGATGAGAATCATTATCTGCAGGCAGAAATATACAAACAGATAAAAAGTGAAACCCTTTCTTCTTATCATGTCATCCTCATTCTTCTagggttctttctttaattctttctttctttttatgtatgtatcatgtatgtgtatgtatgaaggtgtgtgtgtatatatatatatcatgtgtaCTACATTTATctttctcctatatatatatatatatattaatatatatatgaatactaGTCATATGCCCACGTGATGTAGCGGTGCGGTGATGGTAGTGGCGgcgagtggtggtggtggcggcggcgacgggtggtggtgTCGGTGTTGATAATGGCGTGatctttaatataaaaataattgatgtaaaagaagaTATTGTAGTTATTATAAGGGTTCGAGAGatgtattttgtaaataattcaTTAGAGTATTATAGTATATTAAGTAGGAATattatattaacaaataaaagaGACCGGTAATTTGGGTAGTAAgttctttttgaaaaataagaAGGTCAAAGCTTTATAAGGTAATTCAGATAGCTGCACCCCACACTGAGGCAACTCAACTCATAACCAACTATTTCAGAATCAATTATGCCTAATGGTTTGAACATCAGCACACATATCCAAATGTAAATGGCTTTCAATAGGATACGTACACCAACATCAGTACACCAATTATTTATTTACACATGATATGTAAAAAAAAGCATTTTCGTACACTTGAAGTGAAGTTAGCTTTGAGCAAAATCGGTAAGTATAAGATCGATGGTTTGATTCTAAATGAAAAGAGTTGTAGGTTGAGTTCCTTCCCTTTACAATCAATAAATAGATCCCTTTCCTTGGAAATGGAATGAATGAATAAAGATACATCCGATCCAATCAATaattaatatcaataaaataaaataaaagagaaacctcacctattattattatgtattagtGGTAGTATGAACGGGATGGTTGGATTGGGCAGCAGAAGCGGAAGCGGAAGGGAGTTCCATAATCTTGAGAAGGAGGAGTATGATGGTATGATTTGAATAATTAATTTAAGCAAGTGCCACACAGATACGAGTGTTACCACAGCAACACTGTAACTAATCATCCATCCTCCCCTTAACCACCATATACTCTCCATCTCCATCTAATTTAATAAACCCACCCCCTTTCGGTCTTATCGTCATCCCCATCCATCCTTATCTATAAACCGAGAATTAGGtcgaaacttaaaaaaaaaacactttttacAATATCTCTAAATTGCTCttaacttaaaataaataacacactttcactttcacactacattttttttatctcactTTCTATTATACTATCACTTTCCAGTGTGACCGTGTACATCATCACCGACACCCCGACCATCTTCTTCCTTATCTATCATCATCACATTTAACTATCGTTTTTTTAATGTTACCGCAACAACACGCGAGCACCAATCTAGCTATAGAATAAGCATTTTAGTACTAGATGATGAGTACCCACAAGTTACAGCGACAAAAATAGACAACGTTTGAGATGTTGTGACAatgttaattttaaattaaatacttaatcggaactttttatatgtatgatagttttaacaataacaaagataaaaaatatttacgaacaaagaaaatttaataaagtaaactTTTGTAAACGTATTTTACCCACTcggtaaaaatgaaaatatgaatatattaaGATGGAAGATAAATTAgacataataaatttttaaaagtttaaggaGGGTcagtttcttttataaagaagtataaaaaaataaaactaaaccCACATAATGTTTTActccttattattatttagaaaCATAATGTTTTTATAAGCAAAGTTGTCTTTATGAATTAGCGTAATGCTTATATAAGTAAGgatataattatttgaaaactaaaatttgtttgaaactCAAtctcacaatgtgttttgaaatattttagtattcaaaaatattttaattttcaaataagtATGTTTAAAGTAATGtcgtttttatttagttatcatCATACTcggtatattttattttcattaaattaatgttttaaattttataaaataataattttatttatatcgtTAAGCATAAAGCATATCTAGTCTACGTGGCAAATTGTTGGACGAATGTATTTTGTGGCTGGAGTTTGTGTATGGGTGATTGGGGGTGGGATCAGCTGACCTGGCGGCTGTTGCAAATGGACGAATGGAAGAGGGAGGGAGTGTTCTTGTTAATTTCATTTCATTACTgggaaaattaaatttttttttttccttttaatagaaaaataagagaaaaatgACAACTGCTGCACTGACCTCCACAGCAACAGTTGGTGGTGGACGTTTCAATTTCTGCGGGAGTAGTGCTTCTTCGTCTtcgtattattgttattattataatccTCCTCcccaaagaagaagaagacggcGACGACGCCTAGTGGCTTCCTCCTCCTCATCGTCGCCTGATCCTCTTGGAAATGATAacgataaaaacaaaaaacagcaACAGattgatgatgaggatgatgatgaaaatcAGATGTCAGTCTCTGTTATCAAGAAGAGGCTTGTTGATGCAAATCCTGTTGGATTAGGAAGACGGTCCAGGCAATTATTCGACGAGGCATGGCGCAAGTTTTCAGAATTGGGGCAAATCTCTAGAACCACCCTTACCAACGACGATATTCTTCTTATTCAGCAAGGGGGCCCTATGTGCGAATTTGCAATCCCTGGGGCTCAGAACACTACTGTTCTCGTTGTCGGTGCTACCAGCCGTGTTGGTCGTATTGTTGTACGCAAGCTTATGCTCAGGGGATACTCTGTCAAGgttgttttcttcttcttcttcttcaatgcTATTTCATCTCatcaatcaattaatcaatTACAGTTGACCTTATAGTCATAATGATCTGTTAGGCTCTAGTAAGGAATGCAGAACAAGATGTTGTGGACATGCTTCCAACTTCTGTTAAGATTGTGATCGGTGATGTCGGGGATCCTGCCACCCTTAGAGTTGCTGTACAAGGCTGCAACAAGATTATCTATTGTGCCACTGCTAGATCATCTATAACTGTGGATCTCAACAGAGTTGATTATCAGGGTGTATACAACCTCAGCAAAGCCTTCCAGGTTCACATTTTCCTCACATTACCACACAAATAACCTCTcttatttattcattcattcatttacACACACACGCCCTTGTTTCAGGACTACAACAATAAGCTAGCTCAGTTGCGAGCTGGAAAAAGCAGCAAAAGCAAACTTACACTTGCAAAGTTCAAGTCTGCAGATTCCTTGAACGGATGGGAGGTTCGCAAGGGCACTTATTTTCAGGATGCAGTTGCTGCTAAATATGACGGAGGAATGGATGCTAAATTTGAGTTCAGCGAGAGTGGAGATGCAATTTTCTCAGGTTAGTTAATTCTGAAAATATGCTAGCCTTTTAGCTCTGTGTAGAGAGTGTATTGCAACAATTTATAAACATCTGAATGGTTAGTAAGTACTATTGAAGATTTTGTTTATGTATAAAGTACTATGTAGTGTCTATAAATCCTTAATTTCGTGAgatgatatttttatatacttattCGTTAACTTTTATTAGTGTTGCCTTTATTATATTGGTTTGATACATTTTTTATACTATCAttgaaagacaaaaaaaaaagatattattatttgtttgaaaaaaaagtttattataaattttgagaatttttttagttaaacaaaaaagatattattatttgtttgaaaaaaaagtttattataaattttgagaatttttttagttaaacaGAGACTTTATAGTTAGGTGAAAAAGTGATATATTTCCATTGATATCTATTCCAAAAAGTTGGttattgttaatggtttgaCAGTTCATTGTGATATAGGGTATTTTGTTAATTTGGTTGGAAAGAAAGTGGTTGTGTGATTAAGTTGTTAAAAAAGGAGGTGTAAATTGATTTTTATAAGAAAAGCTCATACACACACACGTATGTATATTATATCGAGAAGTGAATATAGTGTTGTCTTAGACTCAACTTGGTTGAACAACCTGTCGCATACTAATTTCTTTAACACATAAAATCATGGAGGCcccatacaaaaataaaataaaatagtataaggagtttttcacccaagttgggtgtaTGACAACACCATATTCATTAttttccacatatatatatatatatatatagggggaagtgAAGGTGGGGTTGTCCcacacccaacttgggtgaaaaacctctcacatcttgattttttattccataaaaatcaggggacccatcatttatttattaatattaaaatattaatatgtgagaggtttttcacccaacttaggtgtgtgacaaccccacactcacttttcccatatatatccATATACACACCTTAACTATTGCTACATACATCTTAGGAAAATCTACACTTCATAATAAGAAACCTTGCATATAGGGGGAGGTTATGGTGCGAAGTTTCTTATTCAGTGAAGTGTAGATTTTCCGAAGATGTATGTAGCAATAGTTAAGGTGTGTGTGAGTACTCCTTAAATGTTAGTAACATACACTAAAATGTATGTGTTAACTAAGCTGTATGTTGTCCTTGAgttttagctcaatggttgaaaggtCATCCCCTTGCATGAGGTATTGTGTTCAAGCCTTGAGGAGGACATTGGaattaagtccctttatgaggaaTTGGCTTAGGTATATTCAGGTTTAAGTCTAAGGGGCAGGGCTTACCCCTATCAATTGTCGTGCCTTTGGgtggattagtaggggttttttcccccatcaggtatttgaaataggcattttgatgcgaacccatcccataataggctcgcatcatgccctaagctaggtgtagaactcactcccaaaagctagctcataggaggaggggacacctaggcttataaaccaccaaccaatcccatacttggtcgatgtgggatcatatcaataccccaccctttgaaaagccaacgtcctcgttggtcacggctatgttggtcacggttggcacccttttcctgggtccaagccaccactccataggccaCCACTCCGAGCGTTGGAACATCAAAAGGTAAggatggctctgataccaattgatgcgaacccatcccataataggctcgcatcatgccctaagctaggtgtagaactcactcccaagagctagctcaaaggaggaggggacacctaggcttataaaccaccaaccaatcccatacttggccgatgtgggatcatatcaca
This window of the Erigeron canadensis isolate Cc75 unplaced genomic scaffold, C_canadensis_v1 Conyza_canadensis_unscaffolded:40, whole genome shotgun sequence genome carries:
- the LOC122584564 gene encoding protein HIGH CHLOROPHYLL FLUORESCENCE PHENOTYPE 173, chloroplastic-like isoform X3; translated protein: MTTAALTSTATVGGGRFNFCGSSASSSSYYCYYYNPPPQRRRRRRRRLVASSSSSSPDPLGNDNDKNKKQQQIDDEDDDENQMSVSVIKKRLVDANPVGLGRRSRQLFDEAWRKFSELGQISRTTLTNDDILLIQQGGPMCEFAIPGAQNTTVLVVGATSRVGRIVVRKLMLRGYSVKALVRNAEQDVVDMLPTSVKIVIGDVGDPATLRVAVQGCNKIIYCATARSSITVDLNRVDYQGVYNLSKAFQDYNNKLAQLRAGKSSKSKLTLAKFKSADSLNGWEVRKGTYFQDAVAAKYDGGMDAKFEFSESGDAIFSGYVFTRGGYVELSTKLSLPLGSTLDRYEGLVLSIGGNGRSYVLIVESASSADTSQSNLYFSRISTKVGFCRVRVPFSSFRAVNPADPPLDPFHIHTLTIRFEPRRQRPAEGPVGTNQDMRSFQMILEYIKALPVIGNWQGNEFCPCSYSVYIK
- the LOC122584564 gene encoding protein HIGH CHLOROPHYLL FLUORESCENCE PHENOTYPE 173, chloroplastic-like isoform X2; translation: MTTAALTSTATVGGGRFNFCGSSASSSSYYCYYYNPPPQRRRRRRRRLVASSSSSSPDPLGNDNDKNKKQQQIDDEDDDENQMSVSVIKKRLVDANPVGLGRRSRQLFDEAWRKFSELGQISRTTLTNDDILLIQQGGPMCEFAIPGAQNTTVLVVGATSRVGRIVVRKLMLRGYSVKALVRNAEQDVVDMLPTSVKIVIGDVGDPATLRVAVQGCNKIIYCATARSSITVDLNRVDYQGVYNLSKAFQDYNNKLAQLRAGKSSKSKLTLAKFKSADSLNGWEVRKGTYFQDAVAAKYDGGMDAKFEFSESGDAIFSGYVFTRGGYVELSTKLSLPLGSTLDRYEGLVLSIGGNGRSYVLIVESASSADTSQSNLYFSRISTKVGFCRVRVPFSSFRAVNPADPPLDPFHIHTLTIRFEPRRQTGQETDFILVSCTGSGIESSRREQVLRAKKAGEDSLRRSGLGYTIIRPGPLMEEPGGQRALIFDQGNRISQGISCADVADICVKALHDSTARNKSFDVCYEYVAEPGKELYELVAHLPDKANNYLTPALSALEKNT
- the LOC122584564 gene encoding protein HIGH CHLOROPHYLL FLUORESCENCE PHENOTYPE 173, chloroplastic-like isoform X1; this translates as MTTAALTSTATVGGGRFNFCGSSASSSSYYCYYYNPPPQRRRRRRRRLVASSSSSSPDPLGNDNDKNKKQQQIDDEDDDENQMSVSVIKKRLVDANPVGLGRRSRQLFDEAWRKFSELGQISRTTLTNDDILLIQQGGPMCEFAIPGAQNTTVLVVGATSRVGRIVVRKLMLRGYSVKALVRNAEQDVVDMLPTSVKIVIGDVGDPATLRVAVQGCNKIIYCATARSSITVDLNRVDYQGVYNLSKAFQDYNNKLAQLRAGKSSKSKLTLAKFKSADSLNGWEVRKGTYFQDAVAAKYDGGMDAKFEFSESGDAIFSGYVFTRGGYVELSTKLSLPLGSTLDRYEGLVLSIGGNGRSYVLIVESASSADTSQSNLYFSRISTKVGFCRVRVPFSSFRAVNPADPPLDPFHIHTLTIRFEPRRQRPAEGPVGTNQDMRSFQMILEYIKALPTGQETDFILVSCTGSGIESSRREQVLRAKKAGEDSLRRSGLGYTIIRPGPLMEEPGGQRALIFDQGNRISQGISCADVADICVKALHDSTARNKSFDVCYEYVAEPGKELYELVAHLPDKANNYLTPALSALEKNT